CTGAGAAttgttatgtccacaacatttttataataaatcctaGGTGCTAAGTTGTTACTGATTATAATTTGAAccaccactaaaattacttttttacccaatAGTAATAGCTAGTAACAACATGTCACTTTTTGTTGTAAATGTgctgtgaaaatgttgtgaatatagaATTTCTCAAATGAATTATAACGCTATTTGCAAGAATAGATCATTAATAGGGTTATTTTCAAGCTTATATCAGTTgagcctaaaaaaaattagagtcaacgtgttcaaaattttattttagaaagtCAAAAGTCactcaaaacaaattttttaaaaatatatatattatatataaaaaaaaaatgtggccatcttaggggttcatttgaacctcTGAACTAAAGGTGGTGCCGCCATTGATAACAAAACATGATGTTGAGCATTTAGAAATATGTTATTGTATATAACTTATTGTCATTAGTGTCAAGATTTATATCACATGCTTcaacctcaaatttttttaacatatatttGGAAAAGTTAGAAGAAAGCATGAACTTATCATAAACAGTTAGTAATATTCTTGACATTGAGACCAATAAACTGTACCCCATCACATTGTTTGAAGACAATATTTCTGGCAATTCGACGGATATTGGTTGGTTGAAGTCTTTGTGCTACGTACCTCAATGTTAATTGATTCAGTCGATTCACTTGTCAATATGATTTGtaacaattaaaatttggaataaatgtgaatatgtttttgtttttccaaacATGTTTTAAATGGATTCAAATGatgtaaacaaaattttttgattcAATAAATTCCAACCAATTAATGAAGTCTAGTTAAAGATATGAAACTATATATTCTTACCATTACTATGTTGTATAGCCTTTTGCTCAATTGACGTATTTCGAGCCAAATGATGGGCATGTTGGTGGTATTAGTAATGGGCATGTTGTTGTAGCATTAGAATGCAAAGTAGTGAAACTGAAACTCCAAAATGTATCTATCTCTGTcgttttaaaaatttgaagaaggaaaagagatGTTGGTAAGGATGGTGAGATGTGTTTTTGTGGGATGTTTTGGATTTGTTCACGTTGAAGGATGGGAATGGATGAATTCATCCGTTCCCAGAGCTATTGCTttttgagtgatttttttttttttattcatatttgtACACGCATTTggtatacaataatttttaatttttaattttttaaagatgaagaggcatataatataattttattttaatgataaatccataaaaatgaGATTGCACTATTGAAGATTACTGGATTATGATCTGAgatgttttaataaataataataatcccttaaattaaaatttgataggttttttacaagaaaaattagaaagggATAATGATAAGTTAATGAATAATAATcgtaacctaaaaaataaaactatgcaaaaaaaattaatgaacttTGTAGAGAAAAAGTAATGAATAATTTCATTCCAAATTATATAGATAtgatcaatttcaaattaaaatgttaccaaaaatgacaaccttgggagatttaaaaaatatagtggtttagaatttgaaaaatatagttgctagaaatgaaaaaaaaaaaaatttactcagtacttgatttcttgaaagtaaagtaccatacaaaaaaaaaaaaaaaaagataaagatataTCATTTCACAGTCTACACtctaaatattaattactatcttaaatatttactGGCCTCTAAGCATGCGCTCACGCACGTGCTCAAAGGTTCTTCTatgtagtaatctcaaattaaaattgatgcaaattattaaattttacccaaaaaatagtaaCTTTTTAACGTGggtttctaaaataaataattaaaaaaaaaactttttaacatgtgtctaaaaaaaatatggccaattaaaaaaaataaagaaagagaaaagtttaTACGTGAAGTTTGTTTCCAAATAAGTGGATTAGTGGGAGAGTgattctattttgtaggcaatgttttagtgggagttaaagATGTATTTTTACTTTGTTGTCCTTTAATTCTGTCTCTACTTAAATCTAGGAAAATATGGGTATTTTGGAAAACCAAATCTGGTCCAAACAagagaagccccttaaataatagtatagatagataatccacttaataatataaaatttacaaaagaaaaaaaatgacccaatacttgatttcttgaaagtaaagtatcatacaaaaagaaaaaattaaagataaagataaatcactccacagtccacaatctaaatactaattactatcttaaatatttataattcacttaataatataaaatttacaaaagaaaaaaaaaagtgaaaaaaaaatctagtacttgatttcttgaaagtaaagtacaaaaaaaaaaggagaaaaaaaagaaaagaaaaaaaaagataaaggtaAATCACTCCacaatctaaatactaatttctatattgaatatttataatccacttaataacataaaatttacaaaagaaaaaaaaagtgaaaaaaattacacagtacttgatttcttgaaagtaaagtaccatacaaaaagaaaaaaagaaaataaagataaatcactacacagtccacactctaaatattaattactatcttaaatatttataatccacttaataatataaaattttcaaaagaaaaaaaaaagtgaaaaaaattacaTAGTACTTGAATTCTTGacagtaaagtaccatacaaaaagggaaaaaaagaagaagataaaggtAAATCACTCCATAgtccacactctaaatactaattactatcttaaatatttataattcacttaataacataaaagttacaaaagaaaaaaaaatgtgaaaaaaatacccagtacttgatttcttaaaagtaaagtactatacaaaaaaaaaaaaaagatacaaataaaTTACTCCACACTTCACAATCCacaatctaaatactaattactatcttaaatatttataattcacttaataatataaaatttacaaaaaaaaaaaagtgaaaaaaaaattacacagtacttgatttcttgaaagtaaagtaccatacaaaaagaaaagaaaaagataaaaataaatcactccacagtccacactttaaatactaattaatattctaaatatttataatccacttaataatataaaatttataaataaaaaaaattgaaaaatatacccagtacttgatttcttgaaagtaaagtaccatattaaaagaaaaagataaagataaagataaatcactccatacTCCATAGTCTacaatctaaatactaattactatcttaaatatttataatccacttaataatataaaatttacaaaaaaaaaaaaaagtaaaaaaaaattacactgtatttgatttcttgaaagtaaagtaccatacaaaaaggaaaaaaaaaaaaaagaagataaagataaatcacttcATAGTTtacactctaaatactaattactatcttaaatatttataatccacttaataatataaaatttacaaaagaaaaaaaatgaaaaaaaatatctagtacttgatttcttaaaagtaaagtatcatacaaaaaaaaataataaaaataaatcactccacagtTTACAATctaaataaagataaatcactccacaatctataatctaaatactaattattatctTAGATATTTATAATCCGCTTAATAATATTGAATGTTGAGATGTTGGTTACCAATTAGTGGGATAAACTATGGCATGGTAGCTTCTTTCTAAGATTAATGTGGTAGAATTCATCTCCTAGATCAAGTCCTTCTTAATACTCTTACATGGAAGATAACAGAATGAACTGAATATAATGCTTAAATGGAAAATAATAGAAgtactatttattttactacTGCCTTACAAAATGACTTGGCAACTTATATGTTGTCTAAAAGGCTTGAAGGGAGAATCTCACGTATTAAATGAATTTAGGAAaagacaacttttttttatatttttttgacaaacaaaaGGTCAAATCTTACTGACTCATGAGATtataagaaataaacaaataaaaagaattatgataaggcaatttctttttttctttttctttttttttgatagaataaGGCAATTTCTTATTAGGATCGCTTCTATTTGAAATTTTACTAATGTTGATTTGGAATTGAATTTCATCCATAACGCTACAACATAATAGTTTAGCGGTACTTCTTAAATTGCCTCACGTTTATATTTATGGAGGTGGACTTTATTGTTAGGATATACCATATGCCTTAAATATGAATgataaatagctatatagctattttagccCTACCAAAACACTAAAGCATACAACAGCAGAGCTAAAggtatgttttttttataactgGGGTTAGACATTTCAAACTTAACCCATCTGAGACCAAACCCATCTCAATATTTcaaactctctttctcactctcttcTCAATATTTCAAACCCACTTCTCTCTTGCCTCGCCGTCACGGTGAGGATATCTATGATTTGATCAAGCTTTTAACTCAGCTCCTCGCTCAGTTCCTCGCTCACCACACAGGCAGGTCAATAAGTTACGGATTGAGGGAGATGGTTCTTTAGATGATGTGCCTGAAATGCACCATGTTGAAGGGGCATTTGTAGAAACAGTATTGTAAGTTAAAAGGATTTCCTAGGTTGATTTCACAACTTGTATGGTGTTTTTTCTGTTCTGCTTCTCTCCTTTCTACAATATGGGTTATCTTTATCAAATCTATTGAGCTTATATTAAGTGAGTCATTCTGTTTCTGCAGACCATAGGTAAAATCTCCTCCTCAAGATATATTACTAAAGCTGGAGAGGGAGCCAATCTTTATAAAGATTCAATCTttgtctaaaaaaattaaaaataaaaattcagatagACTCTAACTTGCATCCAGCCACCAAAACAGCAATATAAACTCACCAAGACAacaatataaatgcagaaaaatgatCAAACATCAAATAAGATAAGCATAAACAATATAAACCTCTGTTTTGGCAAGATATAAACCTCTGTTTTGGCAAGACAGAAACAGAGATGCTCTAAAGTTGAACTTGGAACCTTCTGTGaagcctttttttctttttttggttaaaatctGTGAAGCCACGAACTCAGCAACCTCTGTCTCACTTTTCCCTCCTAAAaggtcttttttgttttccGAAGAACTTGCATGGATAACCTTTGTTTCAGTTTTCCCtcttaaaaggttttttttttttgttttccagtACAATTTGTCCGGTTGAGTTAAACATAGGTTTGGTCTCAGATGGGTTAAGTTTGAAATATTCATATGGGTTAAGTGTCTAACTCCAGTTAAGTGTGCAGTTAAGTGTgtggtttgggttttaaattaCGTGGCACGTTTTTGACCATTGATGCTTTCCATGGAAAATCCTCACCGTGTACTGGAgcctctccatttcaaagggaaatggagaggatccggaTCTAGTTATCTATGGTTGTGCACTGTATCTAAgaactaaaaagaaattaattttttaatcccagcccaaattaaaataatacaagttggttcatctctctctctcagtcactTACACACCGTGCCTCTCTCTCTTAGTCACCCTCATCTCATCTGAAGCTCTCATCTCCCAAAACTCTATCAAGCTCACTCTTTCACCGCCACCGGCCCAACTCATCCTCAACGTTGCCGCCATCGAAGCTTGACGTCACCGACCCACTAGCCGTTCCAAGCCACCAATCAACCTTAGACCCACGCCGCCAATCAACCTTAGACCCACGCCGCCATTAGCCTCAAACCCACGCCGCCATCCGCCTTAGACCCCTGTTTCGTCCTTttctcacacactctctctctctatgtcaTTTCCGATACGTctcgttttctctctctctctctctctctctctctctctctctctctctctctctctctctctctctctctctctccgttttTAGCTCTGATCAGGTCCCACATTACCCGACTCACCTTAAATCAAAGCATTCATTTTCGCTTTGCACTCATCATCAATGTCTATGATCACTGATCGATGATCGGCGCAAGTCTCGTCAGCCAGTACCGAATTAGACAGAGTATCGGGCATGGGTTTCTGTTTGGctgtattgatttttttgggtttttgttttgttcttcttcattGGTTTTGATGGGCACGGTGGGGTTGTGGCTATGCAATgattttaatgggtttgatgGTGGTTGTAGTTGTGTGTTGGtggttgaataaaatattattttattatagtgtttatattattttattgtgttaaaaactaaaatagctCCACTACTGTAGGATAtgagaaggtaaaatagataaagtgattttttgtgtagttaaaaagctaaaaatttagctccactttTGTAGATGCTCTAAGTTGGTAACAGTTTAGGTTGGGGAAGAAAAAAGTCTTTCCAATCCCAAGCTCGATTTATATCATTAACTCGACCGTTTTTTCCCCCCACTTAATTAAGTTATATTATAAGAGAGAAACAAAGGCACACTTACTTCTATTAAAGGTACCCTACTTTTTAGtgtaaagaaaattataaatggaGCTATTCtggtcatttaaaatttaaattaataagcGGGCTAGATTCAGGTATCTAAGATACAAAATCATTCCCAAACCTTTGTAAGTTTACAAATGTGAacccaaatttattttaaagtcatTTAAAAAACACCAACTCATTACCTAGTGATACTATCCATGTGATGCAAACAAATCATCTATACAACTACACccagaaaaaaattaatggctATCATGTAGATGGTCGTCAATCGGTGAGATAATCCACAAATTGATTTCTGTAATTACGGCATTGTATATCTTACTCAAGaaaccaaaatcaattataatttgtctGGATATATATATGACCCAGAGTTCTCAGCTTCTTCTACAGCAGAGGGCATTAATTAAGGAATAGATGGAATTGGTCTCACTTCCATTTTGTTACAAGGTCTTGTTCTAATTTGCAGTTGTCTCCTTTTGTACCCCAATTCTCTTTGACATCTATATCGGTTTGGATAGATACTTCAAAggaaattatttattatgttcAGCTATTGAATTTCTCTGCAGTTGATTCTCTAAGACATGTTTGTACCAAGAGGCCAATACGCCCAAAGGTTCTCTTATAAAACATACTTGGATTTTGATAAGGTTCTTATAGAAAGTTTCACTTTTGAGGATTGGGACGTAAACTACTGCTGAAGAAAGAATGAATATCCATAATACATTAATACATACAGAACAAGAAGGCCAAAATTGATAAACAGGGGCACCCTAACAAGTATAGAAAAGAATGCTTATCGAATTTTATCAAGCCAACAACAACGATTATTCCAAAGACTAAAACCTGACCAAACCACAATATATACAAGATTAATTGCTTAAAAAAACTAgtgttaaaaaaacaaaaacaaaacaaaagatatTTTCAGTTAACGATGTATATTACAATAGGAATAACAAAAAATCGTCCAATAGttaaggaaagaaaagatgaatcaaatatatttttttcctggCAAGATTAATGTGCAGTTTGCAGAACACAAAAATTGAACTTCGAATGGCATGGATCCCAGTAAAGCCCAATGATATCTCCTACCTTCAATTTCCTCCTAGCCACAAAATCCTCGTGCCACTTTCCATTGAAAACATAGCTCTTAGATGAAGGCCACTTCTTGAAAACCAACTCGTAATCGGACTTTGAATCTTGATCGAAAACTGTTACACTCAATCCGTTACTCTCGATCTTCCTAACCGAGTCTGCACTAAAGAATGCCATAATATGGGTGTGGACAAGACTTTGATGCAGCAAGAGCCGGCTGGAACTACCAATATCACTCTTCGTGAGCGTCTTCGTGATTTTCCAGGGAGAAACAGCGCTCAGCGTCATCATGGACGACGTACCCTCCTCTTCTTGTGCGTTGGAGGCCACCATGGAATTGTGAGAAACGGAAGTAGCAGTAGCAGTAGCGTATTCGTCTTTTTGCGTGCTTTTCCTCTTATTATTGGAAGAAACCCATGATTTATCAAACAGCGTCAGTGCCGTCGAAACCTCTTTTTGTTCTCGTTTGGTGCGAAACTCACAAGAGAGCGTTTGGGTGTTTTGGTTTTcgagagtttgtagcagattctgAGTGCCGTCGTCGTCAGGTatcatggcttcttcttcttcgttgcACTTGTTGGCGTTGAGTTCGGTGTGAAGCTCAGAAGAAAGC
This DNA window, taken from Quercus robur chromosome 2, dhQueRobu3.1, whole genome shotgun sequence, encodes the following:
- the LOC126706091 gene encoding B3 domain-containing protein At2g33720-like, yielding MIPITQNLLQTLENQNTQNSTDLTLSSELHTELNANKCNEEEEAMIPDDDGTQNLLQTLENQNTQTLSCEFRTKREQKEVSTALTLFDKSWVSSNNKRKSTQKDEYATATATSVSHNSMVASNAQEEEGTSSMMTLSAVSPWKITKTLTKSDIGSSSRLLLHQSLVHTHIMAFFSADSVRKIESNGLSVTVFDQDSKSDYELVFKKWPSSKSYVFNGKWHEDFVARRKLKVGDIIGLYWDPCHSKFNFCVLQTAH